One Belonocnema kinseyi isolate 2016_QV_RU_SX_M_011 chromosome 6, B_treatae_v1, whole genome shotgun sequence genomic region harbors:
- the LOC117174199 gene encoding oligosaccharyltransferase complex subunit ostc-B, with translation MDFLYKIPFFVLEVPNLKLKKPAWFHQPSAMVVFSFVLLSYFFVVGGIIYDVILEPPSVGSTTDEHGHSRPVAFMPYRVNGQYIMEGLASSFLFTLGGLGFIVLDQTHSPSTPKLNRILLISVGFISIIVSFITCWIFMRMKLPGYLQS, from the exons atggattttttatacaaaataccgTTCTTCGTTTTAGAAGTTCCGAACCTAAAGTTAAAAAAACCCGCATGGTTTCATCAACCGAGTGCAATGGTTGTTTTTTCGTTCGTGCTTCTTTCCTACTTTTTTGTTGTAGGAG GAATTATTTATGATGTGATTCTCGAACCTCCAAGTGTTGGCTCCACTACTGACGAACATGGACATAGCCGTCCG gttgCATTTATGCCCTACAGAGTAAATGGGCAATATATTATGGAAGGATTGGCATCTAGTTTTCTATTTACTCTAGGAGGTTTAGGATTTATTGTCCTGGATCAAACTCACAGTCCTTCCACcccaaaattaaatagaattcttCTCATAAGTGTTGGATTCATTAGCATTATCGTCTCGTTCATCACATGTTGGATTTTCATGCGAATGAAGCTTCc